Proteins encoded together in one candidate division TA06 bacterium B3_TA06 window:
- a CDS encoding phosphohydrolase: MTREQALKLLEEKVSNVNLRKHMLATEVCLKALASKLGADPEVWGLTGLLHDVSYEDAEKAGDMMLHGEMGARVADEKGLPPDAVQAIRAHLGDVPRVTNFDKALYAVDPLTGLIVAAALMHPEKLAGIQAKSVLKRFKDKRFAAGADRDQIRTCSELGIQLSEFVSISLEAMRGIRDELGL; encoded by the coding sequence ATTACACGTGAACAAGCATTGAAGTTGCTTGAAGAGAAGGTATCCAACGTCAATCTGCGCAAGCACATGCTTGCCACCGAGGTTTGTTTAAAGGCTCTTGCCTCGAAGCTTGGCGCAGACCCCGAGGTCTGGGGACTTACCGGGCTCCTGCACGATGTATCCTACGAGGATGCAGAGAAAGCAGGGGACATGATGCTGCACGGCGAGATGGGGGCGAGGGTAGCGGATGAGAAAGGTCTGCCCCCGGATGCGGTGCAGGCGATTCGCGCCCACCTGGGTGACGTCCCCAGGGTCACTAACTTCGACAAGGCGCTCTATGCAGTTGATCCTTTGACCGGTCTGATCGTAGCCGCGGCACTTATGCATCCGGAAAAGCTTGCCGGGATTCAGGCCAAAAGCGTGCTAAAACGCTTCAAGGACAAGCGCTTCGCCGCGGGTGCTGACCGCGATCAGATAAGGACCTGCTCCGAGTTAGGCATACAGCTTTCCGAGTTCGTATCGATCTCTCTTGAGGCGATGCGTGGTATCCGGGATGAGCTTGGTCTTTAG
- a CDS encoding glycine--tRNA ligase subunit beta: MPETRTFLLEIGTEEIPAAYLEPAVSWLAEELKKKLDAIGYPGNPYGGVKRMWTPRRLTLIVEDIPLMTLRKSYLTQGPPAKVAKDADGNWTKAAKKFAERHGVDESALSIEESEKGSYVFAKIISKEEKTYDFLADTIPSLIFKIPFPKRMRWLKYKSVTFARPIRWLCCLFGDEVVKFQFPELTPSNQTFGHRFAHPEPIAINNPEEYVQRLKNEGFVFVDQNERKQQIVAELSKAAKKLGGELVENQELIDEVTNLVECPKILACSLGGFTDLPREVLQTALAKHQRAFVVEKKGKLLPHFLVVTNSAALDPKLSKPWFERMAASRLEDADFFIKEDLNKGLGSLVEEESRVEWVKGIGTLSDKTRWLTELVTSLGTNIDGFDKETYIRAAHLAKADLLTNLVREKEFTSLQGIAGAIYTERSGEKPEVSNAIGQQYTDSPTSNESAILAISDRLLNIAATFIVGKPPKGSSDPFALRRQAGAIMKIIIDRELSVSLPAALDRTLRLIGKGEDKREAIYTFLVNRLRLFLTDQDFAYDWVDAVLAVAGDEPYDAYQRLAAFRELDKGEEFRLVAVGQKRVANITRNTRNTPLPDDSLFDQNEEKELWEKANRIRPNLESAVESRDYRKALELLLSIRPAIDRFFDEVFVMVDEEKVRTNRLHLLAAVRNEFLKVADFSRIVVEG, translated from the coding sequence ATGCCTGAGACCAGAACCTTCCTTCTTGAGATCGGCACCGAGGAGATCCCGGCGGCTTACCTGGAACCGGCGGTCAGTTGGCTGGCTGAGGAACTAAAGAAAAAGTTGGATGCTATTGGCTATCCCGGGAACCCTTACGGGGGGGTTAAAAGGATGTGGACACCTCGTCGGTTGACTTTGATCGTAGAAGATATCCCTTTGATGACTCTTCGGAAGAGCTATCTTACTCAAGGTCCTCCTGCGAAAGTAGCTAAAGATGCCGACGGGAACTGGACGAAAGCAGCAAAGAAATTCGCAGAGAGGCACGGGGTAGACGAATCGGCTCTTTCTATTGAAGAAAGTGAAAAGGGTAGTTACGTCTTTGCCAAGATAATATCCAAGGAAGAGAAGACCTACGATTTCCTTGCGGATACTATTCCTTCCCTAATTTTTAAGATTCCTTTCCCTAAAAGAATGAGATGGCTGAAGTACAAGAGTGTTACTTTCGCACGCCCTATCCGCTGGCTCTGTTGCCTGTTTGGTGATGAGGTGGTCAAGTTCCAATTCCCCGAACTGACCCCGTCCAACCAGACCTTTGGTCACCGGTTCGCACATCCTGAGCCTATTGCCATTAACAACCCTGAAGAATACGTACAAAGACTGAAGAACGAGGGCTTCGTTTTTGTTGACCAGAACGAACGCAAGCAGCAGATCGTCGCCGAGCTATCCAAAGCCGCGAAGAAGCTGGGAGGCGAGCTGGTGGAGAATCAAGAGCTCATCGACGAGGTCACGAATCTCGTGGAGTGCCCCAAAATCCTCGCCTGTAGTCTGGGTGGGTTTACTGATTTGCCGCGCGAGGTGCTCCAGACCGCTTTGGCAAAGCACCAGCGTGCGTTCGTTGTTGAAAAGAAAGGAAAGCTCCTTCCGCACTTTTTGGTGGTTACCAACTCCGCCGCACTCGATCCAAAGCTTTCCAAGCCCTGGTTCGAGCGCATGGCTGCCTCGCGTCTTGAGGACGCCGACTTCTTCATCAAAGAAGACCTTAACAAGGGTCTTGGGTCCCTTGTTGAAGAGGAATCACGCGTGGAGTGGGTCAAGGGGATCGGCACACTCTCGGACAAGACCCGCTGGCTTACCGAGCTTGTGACATCCTTGGGAACAAACATAGACGGTTTCGATAAGGAAACCTATATCCGCGCCGCGCACCTTGCAAAAGCCGACCTATTGACCAACCTGGTGCGCGAGAAGGAGTTTACCTCACTCCAGGGTATAGCAGGTGCGATCTACACCGAACGGTCAGGCGAAAAGCCTGAAGTCTCGAACGCAATCGGGCAGCAGTACACCGACTCGCCCACCTCCAACGAGTCCGCCATACTGGCGATCTCCGACCGGCTCCTCAACATCGCCGCTACCTTCATAGTTGGCAAGCCGCCCAAGGGCTCATCCGATCCCTTTGCCCTGCGCAGGCAAGCCGGGGCGATAATGAAGATCATAATAGATCGTGAACTATCTGTTAGTCTCCCCGCCGCGCTGGATCGAACCCTCCGGCTTATCGGTAAGGGTGAAGACAAACGCGAGGCGATATACACCTTCCTTGTCAATCGCCTGCGGCTCTTTCTTACCGATCAGGACTTTGCTTACGACTGGGTGGACGCGGTTCTGGCGGTTGCAGGCGATGAACCCTACGACGCTTACCAGAGGCTGGCGGCGTTCCGGGAACTTGACAAGGGCGAGGAGTTCCGCCTGGTGGCAGTAGGGCAAAAACGTGTCGCGAACATCACCCGTAACACCCGTAACACACCACTTCCTGATGATTCACTGTTCGATCAAAATGAGGAGAAAGAGCTTTGGGAAAAAGCCAACCGCATCCGGCCTAACCTTGAGTCCGCAGTTGAATCCAGAGACTATCGCAAGGCCCTGGAGTTGCTCTTATCCATTCGGCCCGCGATTGATCGCTTCTTCGACGAGGTGTTCGTGATGGTTGATGAGGAGAAGGTTCGCACCAACCGGCTTCACCTGTTAGCAGCCGTCCGCAACGAGTTCCTCAAGGTAGCCGACTTCTCCCGGATCGTAGTCGAGGGGTAG
- a CDS encoding glycine--tRNA ligase subunit alpha, protein MMSKPLSFQEIILRLQDYWIDKGCVLMQPYSSEVGAGTFNPASFLRVLDERPWRCVYVEPSKRPRDARYAENPLRVYQHWQMQVILKPAPEDSQELYLGSLRALGIPLERHDLRFTEDDWESPTLGAWGLGWQVELDGIEITQFTYFQQVGGLDLPVIPVEYTYGLERIAMFLQGVESIFDITWGGVDGKQMTWGDVFLRNEKDFSAYSLKEADPEFLRRAFDHYEEECSRLVSKGLLMPAYDAVIKCSHFFNLLDARGAISVTERAATILRVRKLAMAVAKLYVEGPDTDSDPEGEVKDA, encoded by the coding sequence TTGATGAGTAAACCCCTCAGCTTTCAGGAGATTATCCTTCGGCTGCAGGATTACTGGATAGATAAGGGTTGTGTCTTGATGCAGCCCTACTCCTCAGAGGTTGGAGCGGGGACGTTTAATCCTGCATCCTTCCTTCGAGTTCTCGACGAGCGGCCCTGGCGATGCGTGTACGTGGAGCCGTCAAAGCGCCCGCGAGACGCACGATACGCAGAGAACCCCTTGCGCGTATACCAGCACTGGCAGATGCAGGTGATCCTCAAGCCCGCCCCCGAGGATTCACAGGAACTCTATCTGGGCAGTCTTCGTGCTCTTGGTATACCCCTTGAGCGGCACGACCTGCGATTTACCGAAGATGACTGGGAGTCTCCGACCCTGGGTGCGTGGGGTCTTGGCTGGCAGGTGGAGCTTGACGGGATCGAGATAACCCAGTTCACCTACTTCCAGCAGGTAGGCGGGTTGGATTTGCCAGTTATCCCGGTGGAGTACACCTACGGCCTGGAGCGCATCGCCATGTTCCTGCAAGGTGTGGAATCCATATTCGACATCACCTGGGGTGGGGTGGACGGTAAGCAGATGACCTGGGGTGACGTGTTCCTGCGAAATGAGAAGGACTTCTCCGCCTACTCTCTGAAGGAAGCGGATCCAGAATTCCTGAGGAGGGCTTTCGATCACTACGAAGAAGAATGTTCGCGGCTGGTCTCCAAAGGCCTCCTGATGCCGGCTTATGATGCGGTTATAAAGTGCTCGCACTTTTTTAATTTGTTAGATGCTCGTGGTGCGATAAGCGTTACCGAGCGTGCGGCCACCATACTGCGTGTTCGCAAGCTTGCCATGGCGGTCGCCAAGCTCTACGTGGAGGGGCCAGACACCGACTCCGACCCCGAAGGGGAGGTGAAGGATGCCTGA
- a CDS encoding CusA/CzcA family heavy metal efflux RND transporter, with the protein MFSWLLKNRLLILAFFLLLLGAGIWALTETPVDAIPDVGENQQIVFTEWMGRSPKDVEDQVTYPLSVQLQGLPGVKEVRGQSGFGFSMIYVIFADNVDFYWARTRVLERLAQLKGELPPDAVPVLGPDATGLGQVFWYTVEGEGYSLDELRAIQDFYIGYQLQSVQGVAEVAAVGGFVRQYQVDVDPNRLADHGISIHELSRAIERSNVDVGAKVIQQGGMEFVVRGIGFIKDVEDIENIVITARDGIPIYVRNVATVQLGPAFRRGALDKNGQEAVGGVVIVRYGSNPLEVIKKVKTKIAEIEPGLPQGVKIVPFYDRSGLINRTIGTLRTTLIIEIIIVILVVTLFLLHFASTFAVSLVLPVGVATSFVFMKIIGITSNVMSLGGVAIAVGVMVDYGIIMTENIFRRRAEAPGEPPLKVTAQAAREVAPPILVAILTTLISFAPVFALTGQEGKLFGPLAWTKTLAIGAAALISLFLIPVLTSFILRGRLRKVEENPVSHAIVRGYRPILNWALKHKLVVVITAAVITVGGLATVPFIGGEFMPPLDEGSILFMPVTLPSASLPQVMQVMRTQDSVLSTFPEVSSVVGKLGRAETATDPAPVSMIETVINLKPRRKWRRGMTKEKLIGEMDAALQIPGVSNIWTQPIINRIDMLATGIRTQVGAKIMGPDIRELERIGLEVERVLREVPGAADLFTERPVGKPYVEIEINRRQAARYGLSVGDVQNVLMTAVGGMEVTTIFAGRERYGLQLRYPRAMRTEVRDLERVLVPTKQGAVVPLGQIAAIKRTMGPAMINSTNGIPRSYVLANVRGRDVMSFVREASRTVASRVELPPGYSISWGGSFTHQVSARKRLSIIVPISLLIILLILYQGFKSFRDLGIIALGLPLSIAGGLLLQIILGYNFSVAVWVGYIALFGVATDSGVLMMSVLRNRLKDKLFRDPKAVRDGVLDAASLRVRPALMTVATTMLAMVVILFSQGTGSEVVKPMAAPTVGGLLTATAANLILVPVLYSWFAERRTQRKI; encoded by the coding sequence ATGTTTTCCTGGCTCTTAAAAAACCGACTTTTGATCCTGGCGTTCTTCCTGCTTCTTCTGGGTGCAGGCATCTGGGCGCTGACCGAGACGCCGGTGGACGCCATACCTGACGTTGGTGAGAACCAGCAGATCGTGTTCACCGAATGGATGGGTCGAAGCCCCAAGGACGTTGAGGATCAGGTAACCTACCCACTCTCGGTTCAGCTTCAGGGTCTTCCCGGAGTGAAGGAGGTGCGCGGTCAGTCCGGGTTCGGGTTCTCGATGATCTATGTGATCTTTGCCGACAACGTGGACTTCTACTGGGCGCGCACGAGGGTTCTGGAACGATTAGCCCAGCTTAAGGGAGAACTCCCACCTGACGCTGTGCCAGTACTCGGCCCGGACGCCACCGGTCTGGGGCAGGTGTTCTGGTACACGGTGGAGGGCGAGGGTTACTCTTTAGACGAGCTGCGTGCCATCCAGGATTTCTACATCGGCTATCAGCTGCAGTCGGTTCAGGGTGTCGCTGAAGTCGCTGCGGTAGGCGGGTTCGTGCGTCAGTACCAGGTGGACGTTGACCCCAACCGGTTGGCCGACCACGGCATCAGTATCCATGAGCTATCCAGGGCTATCGAGCGCTCCAACGTGGACGTAGGAGCTAAGGTGATCCAGCAAGGGGGGATGGAGTTCGTTGTCCGGGGCATCGGTTTCATCAAAGACGTTGAGGATATCGAAAACATCGTGATAACCGCCCGCGACGGCATCCCCATCTATGTCCGGAATGTGGCCACCGTCCAGTTAGGTCCCGCGTTCCGCCGCGGTGCTTTGGATAAAAACGGGCAGGAGGCGGTTGGCGGGGTGGTTATCGTCCGGTATGGCTCCAATCCCCTTGAGGTTATAAAGAAGGTCAAGACCAAGATAGCCGAGATCGAACCCGGACTTCCCCAGGGTGTCAAGATCGTTCCGTTCTACGATCGCTCCGGACTCATAAACCGCACCATCGGGACCCTGCGCACTACCCTCATAATCGAGATCATCATTGTGATCCTGGTCGTCACTTTGTTTCTTCTCCACTTCGCCTCCACCTTCGCCGTCTCCCTTGTACTTCCTGTCGGCGTGGCCACAAGTTTCGTATTTATGAAGATTATAGGTATCACCTCCAACGTGATGTCGCTGGGCGGAGTGGCGATCGCCGTCGGGGTTATGGTGGACTACGGCATCATAATGACCGAGAATATCTTTCGTCGAAGGGCTGAAGCACCCGGAGAACCGCCGCTCAAAGTTACCGCCCAGGCGGCGCGAGAAGTAGCCCCGCCGATCCTGGTGGCAATCCTCACCACCCTCATCTCCTTCGCCCCGGTGTTCGCGTTAACCGGTCAGGAGGGCAAGCTGTTCGGGCCCCTTGCATGGACCAAAACCCTGGCCATCGGTGCCGCCGCTCTGATATCTCTGTTTCTCATACCCGTCCTCACCTCATTCATTTTGCGCGGTCGTCTCCGCAAAGTAGAGGAGAATCCGGTCTCCCATGCGATCGTGCGAGGCTACCGGCCGATTCTTAACTGGGCACTCAAGCATAAGCTTGTCGTAGTAATCACCGCTGCTGTCATTACCGTGGGAGGCCTTGCAACCGTGCCCTTCATCGGAGGGGAGTTCATGCCGCCGCTGGACGAGGGCTCCATACTCTTTATGCCCGTCACCCTGCCGTCCGCTTCTCTTCCTCAGGTGATGCAGGTGATGCGTACCCAGGATTCAGTGCTCTCCACCTTCCCCGAGGTTTCCAGCGTGGTCGGCAAACTGGGCCGCGCCGAGACCGCCACCGATCCCGCACCTGTATCCATGATCGAGACGGTAATCAACCTCAAGCCGCGCCGTAAGTGGCGCAGAGGCATGACCAAGGAGAAGCTAATCGGAGAGATGGACGCCGCATTGCAGATCCCCGGCGTATCCAACATCTGGACCCAGCCGATCATCAACCGCATTGATATGCTCGCCACAGGCATAAGGACACAGGTGGGTGCCAAGATCATGGGGCCGGACATCCGCGAACTGGAGCGCATCGGTCTGGAGGTAGAGAGGGTGCTGCGTGAAGTACCCGGCGCGGCTGACCTCTTCACCGAGCGGCCGGTCGGCAAGCCTTATGTCGAGATAGAGATAAACCGCCGACAGGCGGCGCGGTACGGGCTGTCGGTGGGTGACGTGCAGAATGTGCTAATGACTGCGGTGGGAGGGATGGAGGTTACCACCATCTTCGCAGGCAGGGAGCGCTACGGTCTTCAGCTTCGTTACCCCAGGGCGATGCGCACCGAGGTCCGGGACCTGGAACGAGTGCTTGTACCCACCAAGCAAGGAGCCGTGGTTCCCCTGGGCCAGATCGCTGCCATCAAGCGCACCATGGGGCCGGCGATGATCAACTCCACCAACGGCATCCCGCGCAGCTACGTACTTGCCAACGTGCGTGGCCGCGACGTGATGAGCTTCGTGCGTGAGGCCTCCCGAACCGTCGCTTCAAGAGTCGAATTGCCCCCCGGCTACTCCATCTCCTGGGGTGGAAGCTTCACCCACCAGGTGAGCGCCCGTAAACGTCTCTCTATCATCGTACCCATCTCGCTTTTGATTATCCTTCTCATCCTCTATCAGGGCTTCAAGTCGTTCAGGGATCTGGGGATAATCGCTCTGGGTCTTCCTCTTTCCATCGCCGGAGGGCTGCTCCTGCAGATAATCCTGGGCTACAACTTCTCGGTTGCGGTCTGGGTGGGCTACATCGCACTCTTTGGCGTTGCCACCGACTCCGGGGTGCTGATGATGTCGGTGTTGCGCAACCGATTGAAGGATAAGCTCTTCCGTGATCCTAAAGCTGTCCGGGATGGGGTGCTCGATGCCGCTTCCCTGCGTGTTCGCCCTGCACTCATGACCGTGGCCACCACCATGCTGGCTATGGTTGTTATCCTCTTCTCCCAGGGTACAGGCTCAGAGGTGGTCAAGCCCATGGCCGCACCCACGGTAGGCGGACTGTTAACCGCCACCGCGGCCAACCTTATCCTCGTTCCGGTGCTCTATTCCTGGTTTGCCGAACGCAGGACACAAAGAAAGATATAA
- a CDS encoding RNA polymerase subunit sigma-24 codes for MLAVPRTAAQNTLDSLPRGYLSMSTEPRNGSSNRKMESAAGREGLASDADLLAGVRAGDFQACRAIVERYQRLLYSISYKFLGDHGEADDAVQQVFIRFFEKAGRLRKAKALKTYLARSVTNECIDRLRRVKRRQTVSLEDLGAGETLAIEDGQTPQKSAKRKELAALIQWALGQLSLRQRRVVVLSFMEGLSYAEIAEVLGCEEVTVRTHLHRARKRLQELLGPRLRDLEAGFVRKG; via the coding sequence GTGCTTGCCGTTCCGAGGACAGCGGCTCAAAATACCCTTGACTCACTCCCGAGGGGCTATCTTTCCATGTCAACAGAGCCCAGAAACGGTTCGTCTAATAGAAAGATGGAGTCTGCGGCCGGACGAGAGGGGCTTGCGTCCGATGCAGATCTCCTGGCAGGTGTTCGCGCTGGAGATTTTCAGGCATGCCGCGCCATCGTGGAGCGTTATCAACGCCTGCTTTACAGTATCTCCTATAAGTTTTTGGGAGACCACGGCGAGGCAGATGACGCGGTGCAGCAGGTCTTCATCAGGTTCTTTGAGAAAGCGGGTAGATTGCGCAAGGCTAAAGCTCTCAAGACCTACCTGGCGCGCAGTGTCACGAATGAGTGCATAGACCGCCTGCGTCGTGTCAAGAGACGTCAGACTGTGTCCCTTGAAGACTTGGGCGCTGGGGAGACGCTGGCGATTGAGGATGGTCAAACGCCTCAGAAGAGTGCGAAACGCAAGGAGCTTGCCGCTTTGATTCAATGGGCCTTAGGGCAGCTTTCTTTAAGACAGAGGCGCGTGGTAGTGCTTTCCTTTATGGAAGGTTTGAGCTATGCGGAGATTGCAGAGGTGCTTGGGTGCGAAGAGGTGACCGTTCGGACGCATCTGCACCGGGCACGCAAACGGCTGCAGGAGCTTTTAGGCCCGCGGTTACGCGATTTGGAGGCAGGATTTGTTCGCAAGGGATAG
- the ftcD gene encoding glutamate formimidoyltransferase — MKIVECVPNISEGRDKAKIDAVTSVVEEVEGVKLLDVDPGEATNRTVITFIGDPDGVAEAAFQLVKKASELIDMRTHKGAHPRMGATDVCPFVPVSGVTMEDCAEIARKVGARIGDELGIPVYLYEEAASKPEWKNLANVRKGEYEGLADRFTGPDAEYWKPDFGPASFNPTAGATAVGAREFLVAYNINLSTRDRKVAHDIALDIREAGRAKRDTKGNIVRDEKDKVIKKPGIFTHVKAVGWTIEEYGRAQISINFTNYKITPVHVVFDECVKQASKRGVRVTGSELVGLIPRKALLDAGRYYLAKMGRSTGVPSSELIHIAVLSLGLDDLYPFKLEEKIVEAFVEKEGWLEGMKIADYFDELSTDSPAPGGGSVAAVSGAQAAALVSMVANLTHGKKGYEDAWEDMEKVAIEAQKLKDELAKSIDRDTNAFNALMAANRMPKKTDEQKAERERAIQEATLGAIEVPLSVVRNMIKVMELAKIAAEKGNRNSISDVSTAAAQARAAAEAAADNVMINVPGLADRKKTKALLEESTKLLTEIRKAADEVITQVHKVLEGNLK; from the coding sequence ATGAAGATTGTCGAGTGCGTACCTAACATCAGTGAGGGCAGGGACAAGGCGAAGATTGATGCGGTAACTTCCGTAGTTGAAGAGGTTGAAGGAGTAAAGCTGTTGGACGTGGACCCGGGTGAGGCAACCAACCGCACGGTTATTACGTTCATCGGAGACCCCGACGGCGTGGCCGAGGCCGCGTTCCAGCTGGTGAAGAAAGCATCGGAGCTCATCGACATGCGCACCCACAAAGGGGCTCACCCGCGCATGGGCGCAACCGACGTGTGCCCGTTCGTTCCCGTATCCGGCGTCACCATGGAAGACTGCGCCGAGATAGCAAGAAAAGTGGGTGCCAGGATAGGTGACGAGCTGGGCATCCCGGTGTATCTGTATGAGGAGGCAGCCTCCAAGCCGGAGTGGAAGAATCTTGCCAACGTGCGCAAGGGCGAGTACGAGGGGTTGGCAGATAGGTTTACTGGCCCTGATGCCGAGTACTGGAAGCCTGACTTCGGCCCGGCCTCCTTCAACCCTACAGCAGGGGCGACGGCAGTTGGGGCAAGGGAGTTCCTTGTCGCCTACAACATCAACCTCAGCACCCGGGACCGCAAGGTAGCCCATGACATCGCACTCGACATCCGCGAAGCTGGCCGGGCAAAGAGGGATACGAAGGGCAACATCGTCCGCGACGAGAAGGACAAGGTGATAAAGAAGCCGGGGATTTTTACGCACGTGAAGGCGGTGGGCTGGACCATCGAGGAGTACGGCAGGGCACAGATCTCGATCAACTTTACCAATTACAAGATCACGCCGGTGCATGTGGTGTTCGACGAGTGCGTGAAACAGGCCTCCAAACGCGGCGTGCGGGTGACCGGCTCCGAGCTGGTGGGACTCATCCCCAGAAAGGCGTTGCTTGATGCCGGTAGGTATTACCTTGCGAAGATGGGCCGCTCCACCGGTGTGCCCTCCTCGGAGTTGATTCATATCGCGGTGCTGTCGCTGGGACTGGATGACCTTTACCCGTTCAAGCTGGAAGAAAAGATCGTTGAGGCGTTCGTAGAAAAGGAAGGCTGGCTTGAGGGGATGAAGATTGCCGATTACTTCGACGAGCTCTCTACAGATTCACCTGCCCCTGGCGGCGGCTCGGTGGCTGCGGTATCTGGTGCACAGGCGGCAGCGCTGGTCTCCATGGTGGCCAACCTCACCCACGGCAAGAAGGGTTATGAGGATGCGTGGGAAGATATGGAGAAGGTGGCTATTGAGGCGCAGAAACTCAAGGACGAACTTGCAAAATCCATCGACCGGGACACCAACGCTTTCAACGCGCTCATGGCCGCAAACCGCATGCCAAAGAAGACCGATGAGCAGAAGGCGGAGCGTGAGCGGGCGATCCAGGAAGCGACCCTTGGTGCGATCGAGGTTCCGCTCTCGGTTGTTCGGAACATGATCAAGGTTATGGAACTTGCCAAGATAGCCGCTGAAAAGGGTAACCGCAATTCCATATCGGACGTGTCTACCGCAGCGGCCCAGGCTCGGGCAGCGGCCGAGGCAGCAGCGGACAACGTGATGATAAACGTGCCCGGCCTTGCGGATAGAAAAAAAACTAAAGCCCTGCTTGAGGAATCAACTAAGCTCCTTACCGAGATCCGCAAGGCGGCGGATGAGGTGATAACTCAAGTTCACAAGGTTCTCGAAGGGAATCTGAAGTAA